The nucleotide sequence CCCATATTTTTGATTTTGGTTTCATACAGGTGAGAGAGTTCATGTTTGTCCTTTGTTGTGTGAAACTCAAGGTTATCAGCAAGTTCTATGATCGCCCGCATGTTGTATCCGCTTTGGATTTTATTCTTTAACTCATTAAAAATTTCGCCAATCTTATATTCAATGGTATTGGAGCTGTCGGTACTCTCTTTAAACTTAGAAAGGTAAGGGAAGAGTTTGAAGTCAACAAATTTTACTAAGTCTTTACCTGTAATATCTTTATGATGATCAATTAGACCTTCAGTCGTTTTGGGCATTGCCCAATTACTCCAGCGATATTCGTCATCAAGAATAAATGAGTATTCTTCGCCTTTGAGCTCTGCTTCATCTTGTTTGTCTTGTTCTAACATATCAAGGTATCGAAGAAACATAATCCACGATGTTTGTCCGATATAGTCTAATTCGCTATCAGCACCTGCATCTTTAAACAGGATGTCGTCTATATTTTTAAAGGTTTGTTCGAACATAATTAATCACTTTTTGAGATGGCATAATAAAATCTTTTAAGAATTTAGGAATTATATATGATAGCAAGAGCGATTAAATCCTGTTTGCAGGATTGCAGGCTATTGACAAAATGATAAAATAACCACATTTTCTGTGAGGCTTTCATTGAGCGAAAAACCCACCTACATTTCATTCAGGCGAGCAGGCCAGATATTATCAATGTCGATAAACACAAAACCCCACATTTTCTGTGAGGTTTTTCATTGAGCGAGAGACGAGATTCGAACTCGCGACATCCACGTTGGCAACGTGGTGCTCTACCAGCTGAGCTACTCTCGCATAAATTTATTCAAAAAAGGATCTTTATGACTAAGTTTAAGACACCTTTATTGTCTTTTAGAGCGGCGGGAATTTAATGGTGTTTTTAAATTGGTCAAACGGATTTTGGAAAGAATTCCAATCTTCTTTCCGTTCTATATAGAATAACTAGAGACATACCCAAATAAACGATATCCCGAAGGATTGTTTCTAAACCAATTTTGTCTCCACCTTCTGTCGTAACAGAGAAACATCCGCAGTCAATACTGATACCCCGCGCCAAAGCCTGGGAAATTGCAAATATAAAAACGACATTCATGATGACACATAAAATAGCTGCACCATCTACCATAATTCCTGCGATCAAACAAAATCCCACCAATAATTCTAACCACGGTAAAACCAAACCAATCATATTTTCTAAACCAAATGGTACAGCATGATAATTGCCAATCGCTTTAGCGAATTCAGCTGGATGTGCAATTTTATCCCAACTGGCATAAAGAAATATTATTCCTAGGATTAATCGAAAAAAGAATACAATCTGAACTTTAAAATAGCGCGTCATTCGCCAGTCCCGCTCGGATAACCTGCCGCAGACCATTCTACCCATCCACCCTTAAATACATACAATTTCGTAAACCCTGAATCCTGGAGATTGTATGCTAAATCTTCACTATCACCACATCCGGGATCACCACAATAGACAACCAGTGGCATTGCTTTATTCTGACGTTCTTCAATCGAGAATATTAATTCCATGAGAAAAGCATTTTTCATGGCACCATCAATATGGCCGAGGGTATAATAACCTTCATCCCTGGCATCAATAAAAAGGACATCATCATCAAATAGCTTTTTGGCTTGTTCAATTGATATTGCAACTAAAACAGGTGAATTCGATTCTACTGCAGTATCAATCGAATCGGCAGTAGATAGTGCTGCCGCAATCCATGGAATTTTATCGGAACGTACTAAATTTGAGCCAAACCCAACGATACATGAGAATAATAAAAGAAAAGCTACTTGACCCAGTGGTGTTCGGATATTCATTAGTTCAAACTTTGGGCGCCCTGCATATCAAGAGTCGTGCACATTTTCAGCGCTTCATCCACAACAGCCAATAAGGACTTTTCACTGGCAACATTACCATTTAAGGGGATTAACGAGTAGTAAGATGTATTAATCGTATTGGTTAAACTTGACTTAGAACTGGAAAGTCCATCCTTGTATTTTTCAACCATATTTAAAACATTGGGGCTATCTTTATATATTTCTTCCAATGGTTTATCCGGGTCTCTCTTTTGAAGATTATTCAGTCTTTTCTCAAAAACAGAAACGGTCATCATGGGACCGGTAACATCTTTTATTTTTTTGGACTTATCCATGATATCAACGTCTAGACGACCCACGTATTTACCTTGAATACCGAAACTGTAAGTCATGGGTTTACCCGTTGGCTGAATCATTTCAGGGCGGGTGCGCGTAGTTTCACGACTAGAGAATAAATAGTCAACACCGGTAAATGAATCGGCAGAATTATAGGATTGTGGACGCGTTGAGTTCAACAACATAACTAACACATCTACCTGGGGACGCAATTCTGCAATTTTGGCTTTTGCTGATTCGAGATAGTCCATCAATTCGAGTGTATTTTCAACTTTAGGTAATTCTGTTGTAATGCCAAATACGCCGATTGTTAATCCATTTCGTTCAATGATTTTATGGGGAGTAAACACCAATTCATCTGTACCTGATTTTACAATATTTGCAGATATAAAATTGGTACCGTAAGAAGCCTGCATTTCTTGGATAAACTCATAACCAGCGGCTAAATCATAATAGCCTACATTATAGAGATAATCACCAATCTTCGCTGATGATTCTA is from Candidatus Neomarinimicrobiota bacterium and encodes:
- a CDS encoding SAM-dependent DNA methyltransferase, with translation MFEQTFKNIDDILFKDAGADSELDYIGQTSWIMFLRYLDMLEQDKQDEAELKGEEYSFILDDEYRWSNWAMPKTTEGLIDHHKDITGKDLVKFVDFKLFPYLSKFKESTDSSNTIEYKIGEIFNELKNKIQSGYNMRAIIELADNLEFHTTKDKHELSHLYETKIKNMG
- a CDS encoding rhodanese-like domain-containing protein; translated protein: MNIRTPLGQVAFLLLFSCIVGFGSNLVRSDKIPWIAAALSTADSIDTAVESNSPVLVAISIEQAKKLFDDDVLFIDARDEGYYTLGHIDGAMKNAFLMELIFSIEERQNKAMPLVVYCGDPGCGDSEDLAYNLQDSGFTKLYVFKGGWVEWSAAGYPSGTGE
- a CDS encoding DoxX family membrane protein is translated as MTRYFKVQIVFFFRLILGIIFLYASWDKIAHPAEFAKAIGNYHAVPFGLENMIGLVLPWLELLVGFCLIAGIMVDGAAILCVIMNVVFIFAISQALARGISIDCGCFSVTTEGGDKIGLETILRDIVYLGMSLVILYRTERRLEFFPKSV